One Streptomyces lincolnensis genomic region harbors:
- a CDS encoding TIR domain-containing protein — protein sequence MNPHGQAAPPADHQWDVFISYAREDYIQAKDLQDALLECVTAAGTTPRVYLDVSRTGTPVGADWQIYLEEALRGSRHFVALYSKRYFEKDVCQWELHEALKLPLTESGGFIPLLMEPAAAEKVPYVANRINWIPMTRPRWIDEVRGALRLRTSAARPVLRFETPPADAVVGHTLPPLRVTGSAPQGTPVGSAGGTVTLSAQPPDAGLTGTLTVPFTGGTAVFEDLAFASAASEVRLDATAPGCEPATTAPFRIRAPERQPDLAGSGRPTLAARGRPVFFPDGQALAVLDGHTLTVHTAAHRTAGTADLRERPRLWAHGHTCLAVADWSGRVLLAAPDGEIRVWDVPAPEGARFNVPGALSFDGDVLYVGTWAGAVWSLSLGQTPPHRVAAHPAGVQVLAAEGGRLLVGGLDGTLTDIGEGRRAEERSLEAVLLSLTRVRDFALVVGEHRVHRWDLTEGQLLQVAQPVAPVTGVLPGEELTAIVDAEGHGVSFDAELAVRVGFHTVPGVRPVGSARHGRLLVLEHPDGSHALVRDGRTTHVSPHPLAVSPDGRRVAASDGRRLLIVPPEELGDAAEAKGRA from the coding sequence ATGAACCCGCACGGACAGGCGGCACCGCCCGCGGATCACCAGTGGGACGTGTTCATCAGCTACGCCCGCGAGGACTACATCCAGGCCAAGGACCTCCAGGACGCGCTGCTCGAATGCGTGACCGCCGCCGGCACGACACCGCGGGTGTACCTCGACGTGTCCCGCACCGGCACCCCCGTCGGCGCGGACTGGCAGATCTACCTGGAGGAGGCGCTGCGCGGCAGCCGTCACTTCGTGGCGCTGTACTCGAAGAGGTACTTCGAGAAGGACGTCTGCCAGTGGGAACTGCACGAGGCGCTCAAGCTTCCGCTGACGGAGAGCGGCGGCTTCATCCCGCTGCTGATGGAGCCCGCGGCCGCCGAGAAGGTCCCCTACGTCGCGAACCGGATCAACTGGATCCCGATGACGCGGCCGCGCTGGATCGACGAGGTGCGCGGTGCCCTGCGCCTGCGGACCTCCGCGGCACGCCCCGTGCTCCGCTTCGAGACACCACCGGCCGACGCGGTCGTCGGCCACACGCTGCCGCCCCTGCGGGTGACCGGCTCGGCCCCGCAGGGCACACCCGTGGGCTCGGCCGGGGGCACCGTCACCCTCTCCGCCCAGCCGCCGGACGCCGGGCTGACCGGCACGCTCACCGTGCCGTTCACCGGGGGCACGGCCGTCTTCGAGGACCTCGCGTTCGCGTCGGCGGCGAGCGAGGTACGGCTCGACGCGACCGCGCCCGGGTGCGAACCGGCCACCACGGCGCCCTTCCGGATACGGGCGCCGGAACGTCAGCCGGACCTGGCGGGCAGCGGCCGGCCGACCCTCGCCGCGCGCGGCCGCCCGGTCTTCTTCCCCGACGGCCAGGCCCTGGCCGTGCTCGACGGACACACCCTCACGGTCCACACGGCGGCACACCGGACCGCCGGCACGGCCGACCTCAGGGAACGCCCCCGGCTGTGGGCCCACGGCCACACCTGCCTGGCCGTCGCCGACTGGTCGGGCCGGGTCCTCCTGGCGGCACCGGACGGCGAGATCCGGGTCTGGGACGTTCCCGCCCCCGAGGGCGCACGGTTCAACGTCCCGGGCGCCCTGTCCTTCGACGGGGACGTCCTGTACGTCGGCACATGGGCCGGGGCCGTGTGGTCCCTGTCCCTCGGCCAGACGCCGCCGCACCGGGTGGCGGCGCATCCGGCCGGTGTCCAGGTGCTGGCGGCCGAGGGCGGGAGGCTGCTGGTGGGCGGCCTCGACGGGACGCTCACCGACATCGGGGAGGGCCGCCGCGCCGAGGAGCGGAGTCTGGAGGCCGTGCTTCTGTCGCTCACCCGGGTACGGGACTTCGCCCTCGTCGTCGGTGAACACCGGGTACACCGCTGGGATCTGACGGAAGGTCAGCTCCTTCAGGTCGCCCAGCCCGTGGCGCCGGTCACCGGCGTCCTGCCGGGCGAGGAGCTGACGGCGATCGTCGACGCGGAGGGCCACGGCGTCTCGTTCGACGCCGAGCTGGCCGTACGCGTCGGCTTCCACACGGTGCCGGGAGTCCGGCCGGTCGGCTCGGCCCGGCACGGGCGGCTGCTGGTCCTGGAACACCCCGACGGCTCCCACGCGCTGGTGCGGGACGGCCGTACCACCCATGTCTCCCCGCACCCTCTGGCCGTCTCCCCGGACGGACGGCGGGTCGCGGCGTCGGACGGCCGGCGGCTGCTGATCGTGCCGCCCGAGGAACTGGGCGACGCCGCCGAAGCGAAGGGACGGGCATGA